The following nucleotide sequence is from Oscillospiraceae bacterium.
ACATGCATACCCGCGTGGGACTTGCGACCGATTATCTCTCCGATGAATATATGGAGGTCGTCAAGGGCTGCGTCGAAAAAGCGCGTGAGGACAATATGCTCGCATGGCTATACGACGAGGACAGATGGCCCTCCGGTGCCGCCGGCGGTCTTGTCACCAAACAGAAAAAGTACCGCGCGCGTTTCTTGCTTTTTACGCTGCATCCGGAACACAGTAAGACCGGAGACCTGCTTTCCAAATACAGTGTGGTTTTGGACGAGACCGGCTGTCTGAAGGATTATAAGAGATTGCCGAAGGACAGTGAGACCGAAAAAGCAAACGGAGATATTTGGTACGCATTTATCGAGTATCCCGAGGAGAGCACTTGGTACAACAACCAGACCTATCTTGATACGATGTCGCCGGAGGCTGTTCAACGTTTTATTGAAGTCACCCATGAGCGGTATAAAGAGGTTGTGGGAGATGAGTTCGGCAAACTGATACCGGCCATATTCACCGACGAACCGCAGATTCAAGCCAGCGACACCTTTGGATTTGCAAATGAGAAAAAGGACGTCAAACTTCCGTTCACGCAGACGTTTGCGAGGACCTATAAACAGACCTATAAAGAAGATATTCTGAATAAAATTCCGGAACTGTTTTGGAATTTGCCCAACGGTAAGATTTCAACCGCGCGCTATCACTTTTACGATCATGTGGCGGAACGCTTCGCTTCTGCTTTTGCGGATACAATCGGAAAATGGTGCCGCGAAAACAACATTTTAATGACCGGGCATCTGATGGCGGAACCGACACTCACCTCACAGACCAAATTCGGCGGTGAGGCGATGCGCCCGTATCGCAGTTTCGGAATGTCCGGCGTTGATATGCTCTGTGACAGACATGAGCTTTCCACCGCAAAACAGGCACAGAGCGCGTCACATCAATATGGTCAGCCGGGTGTGCTGAGCGAACTCTACGGCGTTACGAACTGGGATTATGATTTCCGAGGGCATAAGCTGCAGGGCGACTGGCAGGCCGCTTTGGGTATCTCCACGCGTGTGCATCACTTATACTGGGTCTCAATGGAGGGTGAAGCAAAGAGGGATTATCCGGCCGCCATCGGACATCAGTCCCCGTGGTATAAAGAATATCCTTGGGTTGAGGATCACTTTGCCCGTGTCAATACCGTTATGACGAGAGGCAAGCCGTTTGTCAGAGTCGGTGTCATCCATCCGATTGAATCCTGCTGGATCAATCTCGGGCCGCGCGAACAGAGCCAATCCATTATCGATGAGCTTGAAAAACGCTTTGACGACATCATTGAATGGCTGCTGTTTGGGACGATGGACTTTGATTTTATCTCCGAATCACAGCTGCCGAAGACCTATAACAAAGATTTAAAGGGATTCGGCGTCGGCGAAATGGAATATGACGCGGTCATTGTTCCGGCCTGTGAAACCATCCGCTCGACCACACTTGCGGCGCTTGAAGAGTTCGCAGCAAAAGGCGGAAAAGTCATCTTCGCCGGTCAAATTCCGGAATATGTCGACGCAGAACTTTCCGATAGAGCAAAAAAGATCGCTGCCGAATGCACGAAAGTCGAATGGTCACGGGAAGCCGTTTTGGACAGCATCAATTCGCTGCGCCAGATTGAAATTATCAATACAAAAGGAAACAAGGCGTCTAATCTGATCTATCAGATGCGGACTGACGGAGATATGAAGCAGGTGTTCATCAGTCATGTCTATCCGCCGGAAAGCAAAGACGTCGTGCCGGACGAACATTATAACATCATCTTGACAGGCGAATACAAACCGTCCGTATGTGATACGCAGACCGGTGAGATTTATGAGATTGGTGCAGATTATCAAAACGGCAATACCGTGATTCGGTGGGACTGCAGTGCCTATTCCTCGCTGCTGCTGTCTTTAGAGGTCGGAAGAACCGAGAAAACGGCTAAACAGGAAGAAATGCAATACATCGAAGTTGGCGAACTGGCCGGGAAGATGCCCATTACATTGGAAGAGCCGAATGTCTTGCTGCTGGACATGGCCGAATACTCGGTGGATGGCGGTGAATGGCAGCCCTGTGAAGAGATTTTACGTATCGACGATAAAGCTCGCACACAGCTTGGAATGAAACTGCGCGGTGGCGGATGGGCGCAGCCGTGGGTCACCAAGGAAAAGAGCCGTCCGAAGAATAATCTAAAATTGAAATTCACCATCGAATCCGATATCCGAGTCAAGGGTGCGCATCTGGCTCTTGAGAGTTTGGAATATACGAAGATCTTCCTGAACGGCCGCAAAGTGAATGCTCCGGCCGACGGTATTTATGTAGACGATTCCATCAAGACCGTGCCGCTGCCCGATATCAAGCCGGGGACGAATGAATTGATTCTCGATATCAAATTCGGCAAGTTGGTCATGGTCGAATGGTGCTATCTGTTGGGCGATTTCGGCGTTGAGGTCAAGGGTCGGTATTCAAAGATTGTCAAGCCCGTCACGGAACTTGCGTTCGGCGATTGGACAACGCAGGGACTTCCGTTCTATTCCGCGAATTTAATTTATCACTGCGAGATTGACGGCGGAAGCGATACGATGATTGAAGTTTCGAATTTCCGCGCACCACTTGTGGCCGTGGAGCTTGACGGAAAACGCGTCGGAACGGTCGCGATTTCACCGTATAAAGTCGAACTCGGAAAACTTTCACCCGGTAAGCACCGGTTGGATCTGACCGCTTACGGAAGCCGAATCAATACTTTCGGCGAATTGCATAACTGCAATCTGTCCGTCGACTGGTTCGGTCCGAACGGGTGGCGCAGTAAGGGCAACGAATGGGCATATGAATACCGCCTGTGGAAGAGCGGCATTTTGATCGCCCCGAAGGTCTGGAAAAAATAACGGAAAACTCTTGTTAAAAAGCACTTTGTTTTCCGTTAATGACAGATTGAAAAAGGCGCACCTTTCGGTGCGCCTTCTTTATTATCCTAACGGAGCGCTTTGCATGTAGTTAAGAAATTTCTAATCGATAAAATCCGAAAATATAGCATCTGTAAGCCATAATCTGTCCGAGATTCTTCGACTCCGCATTCGATGGTAAACCATCGAATTGCTTCGCTCAGAATGACATAATCTGCTTCTTTGTATTATTAATGTCTTTTCACTTTCCAAATGCCACTTTTTCAATCTCGAACGCAATCTGCAATTCTTCGTTGGTTGGAATAATGTAAATCGGAACCTTGGCATCCGGCGCGGAGATGTTGGCTTCTTTGCCGTTCATCTTTTCGTTGAGCACCGGGTCAAGCTTGATGCCGAACCGCTCCAGACCCGCGCACGCACCAGCACGCAACATCGGGGAACGCTCGCCGATACCGGCGGTAAACACAACCGCGTCCAACCCACCCATTTCAAAAGCATAGGAGCCGATCAGTTTTTTGACGTGATATCTTTGAATATCATTGGCCAGTTTGGCGCGTTCGTTTCCGGCCAGTTCAGCTTCTTCGAGCTCGCGGCTGTCGCTGCTGATACCGGAAACGCCCTGCAGGCCGCTTTTTTTGTTGACCAGTGTGTTTAAATCGGCCACCGACATTTTCTCTTTCTGGGCGATATAAAACAACGCCAGCGGGTCGATCATGCCGCAACGGGTACCCATCAAGATGCCGTCGCAGGTGCCGAAACCCATGGAAATATCAATGGATTTACCGCCGTCGACCGCACAGATGGAAGCGCCGTTTCCGATATGACAGGTGACGATTTTGGTATCCTTAATATCTTTACCGAGGAGCTGAGCCGCACGGTTTGCAACATATTGATGAGAGATGCCGTGAAAACCCATTTTACGGACGGCGTATTTTTTATAATATTCATAGGGGATGCCGTAAATCGCGTGAGCCATGGGCATGGTCTGATGGAAGGAGGTATCGAACACGCAAACCTGGGGAACATCTTTGCCGAACATATCAATGCAGGCGCGCACGGTATTGGCTTCGGCGGGATTATGCAGCGGGGCATATTCCGCATATTTATCGATTGTTGCAATCACCTTGTCGTCAGCAAGCACCGATTTGACGAGCTCCATGCCGCCGAAGACAATCCGATGACCGACTGCTTTGATGTCGGCAATAGAGTTGAGAACTTTTGTGCTTCCGGTTGTGACGAGTTCAATGACCTTTTTAAACGTGGTCATGTGGTCGGGAAGGGCGGTCTCGAGGGCAAGTTTTCTGCCGTCGGGGAATTTATATTTGATCCGGCCGTCGATTCCGATACGCTCGCAGTTGATCTCAGCGAGCACGCTGCGGGTTTCCATTTCGATCAGCTGACTTTTCAACGAAGAACTTCCTGCGTTAATTACAAAAAAAATCATGAATATACCCTCCAAAATTTCATGGACATCATTGTCACAGTGTTTTATACTACCACATTCGACAGGTTTTTGCAATATAAAAAAGTTTATTTGGTGTGTATTTAAAAGCACTATATAACCTTGTGCATATTGAAATTTTATCTTCGGTATAATATAATTCTAATACAAACTTACAGCATTTGGGGAGTGAGTGAGATTTACAGATTTGATGCGCTCAAAGCGCGCAAGATTCATTTCATCGGCATCGGCGGCAGCGGGATGTATCCGCTTGCACAGATTCTGCACAGCGAAGGTTACCAAATAACCGGTTCGGATAATAACCCTTCGCCTACAGTGGATGCCGTTCGGGAAATGGGAATTCCGGTGACAATGGGACATTCCCCGGAAAATATCGTTGACTGTGAACTGGTCGTCTATACGGCGGCACTGCTTGAGGACAACCCAGAACTGCTCGCGGCAAAAGCCAAGGGTATTCCTACCATGCCCCGCGCAAAGCTGCTCGGAATCGTCGCCAACTCCTATGAGAACGCCGTCGGTATCTGCGGCACGCATGGCAAGACGACCTCCACCTCAATGCTGACAGAGATATTTCTCAAGGCCGGTAAGGATCCGTCGGCTGTCATCGGCGGAAAACTGGCCTCGATCGGCGGAAGCGGCAGGGTCGGAAAGAGCGAATATATGACCTGCGAAGCCGACGAGTTCCGCGACACCTTTTTAAATATTTATCCCGCTTATTCATTGATTTTGAACGTTGACGAGGATCACCTCGAATATTTTAAAAACCTCGAAAACATTATCAAATCCTTTGCGCAGTTTGCAAATCAGACCAAAAAAGCGGTCATTGCCAACGGTGACGATGCAAACACGCTCAAAGTCGTAAAATCCTGTAAGACCGACGTTGTTTTATTCGGAACTTCCGCCGGCTGCCGTTTTCAGGCCCGAAATATCTCGGAAAACGGCCCTTATTTCTCCTTTGAGCTCTATAGCGACGGAAAACTTACGGGAAACATCGATTTAAAAATCCCCGGTAAACACAATGTGATGAATTCTCTCGGTGTGCTTGCCGCCGCCGATCAGTGCAGCGTAGAGATAAAAGATGCAATCGAAGCGGTCAACGCTTTTCAAGGTGCCGGAAGACGCTTTGAAACTATTGGCAAGTTTAACGGCTTCACATTGATCGACGATTATGCACATAATCCGACCGAGCTTGCGGCTACCATTTCCGCAGCGAAACTGATCGGATGCAAGCGCATCGTCGCGGTGTTTCAGCCGGTGACGTTTTCACGCACAAAACTGATGTTGGACGGACTGGCCGATTCATTAAATATGGCCGATCAGACAATTTTGCTGCCGATCATGGGCGCAAGGGAGATCAATACTTACGGTGTTTCATCGGCGGATCTGGCTGCCAAAATTAAAAACTGCGTTTTGACCGACGGGTTTGAATCGGCGGCAAAGGCGATCAAAGAAAACGCCGCGCCCGGCGATCTGGTTCTGACGCTCGGATGCGGCGACGTCTATAAGGTGATTCCGTATTTGAAAGATTTGATCAATGCATGATAAATAGAATTATTTTATTCTTGTGAAATTATAAATCTCATCCGCGAGATCGGCCATTTTTGCGCTTGCAAAATTTCCGGTGGCCAGCACGTCCAAATGTTCAGGTCTGCCGCTTAACCAGTCGAGCAATATCCCCTCATAAAGTACGCCGAACGCAGTTGCGTCGGAGATATAATCGAATATTACCAAATCAAAGCCGCCGAAAGCGGCTTTATTTGTTGCCGCTTCGAAATAATCGGTGTTGTCAAGCAATGTATATCGCCGTTTTTCTTCGGTCATTTCGGCATAATTTTGGTTGGTCGGATGCGGTGGCTGATAAACCCGCAGTTTTGGATTATCGCCATCTCTAAAGGTAATATACTTTCCGATATTGGAAAAGTCGGTATAGAGGATTTTCTTCCCGACCATGGAATATGCGTCCGCAATTCCCCGGACTGCGGCGTCCATGGCATGGGTTCCGCCGTAATATAAGATAATTTTATTCTCCATAAAGCGCCGCCTCCGTAAATGATTGTTTAGATTCTATCATATTCCGTCAGAAAAATAAATAATTTTTCGAGGCTTTCGAGAAAAAGCGAAGTGGCTTTCCATGTGAAGCAGATTGACGCTTATGTTCTGTTGATTTTTAAGGGCTTCACTATAAAGCGCATATCAATGATGAGACAAGCATACTCTTTTGAGAAAAGGAGGTGGTGGATACGGATGCCTTTGAAAGCGCATCTGCGGCACTGGGCGGGTCATTTTATCGGAT
It contains:
- a CDS encoding acetate kinase, which translates into the protein MIFFVINAGSSSLKSQLIEMETRSVLAEINCERIGIDGRIKYKFPDGRKLALETALPDHMTTFKKVIELVTTGSTKVLNSIADIKAVGHRIVFGGMELVKSVLADDKVIATIDKYAEYAPLHNPAEANTVRACIDMFGKDVPQVCVFDTSFHQTMPMAHAIYGIPYEYYKKYAVRKMGFHGISHQYVANRAAQLLGKDIKDTKIVTCHIGNGASICAVDGGKSIDISMGFGTCDGILMGTRCGMIDPLALFYIAQKEKMSVADLNTLVNKKSGLQGVSGISSDSRELEEAELAGNERAKLANDIQRYHVKKLIGSYAFEMGGLDAVVFTAGIGERSPMLRAGACAGLERFGIKLDPVLNEKMNGKEANISAPDAKVPIYIIPTNEELQIAFEIEKVAFGK
- the murC gene encoding UDP-N-acetylmuramate--L-alanine ligase, yielding MSEIYRFDALKARKIHFIGIGGSGMYPLAQILHSEGYQITGSDNNPSPTVDAVREMGIPVTMGHSPENIVDCELVVYTAALLEDNPELLAAKAKGIPTMPRAKLLGIVANSYENAVGICGTHGKTTSTSMLTEIFLKAGKDPSAVIGGKLASIGGSGRVGKSEYMTCEADEFRDTFLNIYPAYSLILNVDEDHLEYFKNLENIIKSFAQFANQTKKAVIANGDDANTLKVVKSCKTDVVLFGTSAGCRFQARNISENGPYFSFELYSDGKLTGNIDLKIPGKHNVMNSLGVLAAADQCSVEIKDAIEAVNAFQGAGRRFETIGKFNGFTLIDDYAHNPTELAATISAAKLIGCKRIVAVFQPVTFSRTKLMLDGLADSLNMADQTILLPIMGAREINTYGVSSADLAAKIKNCVLTDGFESAAKAIKENAAPGDLVLTLGCGDVYKVIPYLKDLINA
- a CDS encoding cob(I)yrinic acid a,c-diamide adenosyltransferase — its product is MENKIILYYGGTHAMDAAVRGIADAYSMVGKKILYTDFSNIGKYITFRDGDNPKLRVYQPPHPTNQNYAEMTEEKRRYTLLDNTDYFEAATNKAAFGGFDLVIFDYISDATAFGVLYEGILLDWLSGRPEHLDVLATGNFASAKMADLADEIYNFTRIK